The Aethina tumida isolate Nest 87 chromosome 5, icAetTumi1.1, whole genome shotgun sequence genomic sequence CGCCGGACGAATTAAAGGGCACGTAAACACGAACCCAGATCGAGCGCCAACGCAAACAAATTATtccataaacaaacaaaagtgGGACACCGAGTGTAAATTAAGTCCAAACCGTGGACACTGGGCACCTTACAATTCGAAACAATCTCGGCGAATCTCCGTGTTTGTTTTGATACACTGGATGCTTGTTAACTTTAACCTGTCGACGTTTAAATGGGCACCGCAATCGGGTTCGCTTACCTGTTCGAACGGCAATCTGGATAACTCGAATCGATGAACAGCACAAAAGCACCGATAAGATAAGTCGTCACGGGGGAAGAACGTAACGCAAATACCCGCGATCACAGGCCGACCATGTTTGTTTAGAATATGGCGGATGCTGCGAATGGACCGTAGTTCGGATTTGTCGGGTAAAGCTGCACCGCACGCCACTCGTTGCCACTGCAGAAACAAACTGGACGCCCCAAAACAACACATCGGCTGGTGTCGAAACGAAGAGATTTACGCGTAGGCAACCCagtttacaaatttactttacacgattgtatttattaatattaattatatagttaATCCAGACTAGaggatacaaaataataacaaaaatttgataatttgcgttgtctttaaagaaataaatttaatcatcgCATACGTCGAGCAACGTTGGTAATCATTTAACCTGTTGCTTCAGGGCGTCGTTTATGCGCTTAACCTCTTATATTACCGGTCCTTCACTTGctattttctacaaaattaataagtttgtaGCTCGAAACACTCAAAATTTGCAATTCATTGAACACAAGTAAGTAACTGTTGGTCATAAAAACAAGTGACATTGCGACATCGTGTTTGATAAAAAGTTCGAATTTTCGTGCTTTCATCACtcacaaacaattaattccAACTAGCTGGTACCAAAGAAATGTTCAGTATTCAGgtacaaaaaatataggaCATTTGACCAGAGTAAGTAGTTACATCAcgtgtacataaattttatttttcataaaatttatttacacataatCCGTAGTTGTTGATTACCTTAATATATCCGGTGGCCAAATATTAAAGGACTATGTCTAGttctcaatataaataatcagtgGAATAAAGTTCCCAAGTAAGTCGTCttagaaacttaaaaatattttccaaatttctgGTAAGGgctagtttaataaaaaaatattttttaccaattCAAATAATAGGTTCAACCCTTGATTATTTGGCCACCCTGtacaataatacatttatatgaaatacagtttataaatatatacaattatacaGTGGGGCCCATTTGAAAACGGGACTCCTTCATAcagtttgtattttttgtccgaTTTTTTCAGTTGTAAAGCATGAAGATATGTATTTATGGACACGACTTGTTTTTTggctcaaaattttattttttaatttttaaaaatagtacaatCTATCTTATTTATCAACAGTATTAGAATAttgtactaataatattatacttttaaatttattgaattgaatggTGGGTTGgaggaaataaaaaagagtattagtatgaatataatattattagtattgttctaatatttttgaaaagtaaaatattttgtgctatttttagTAGTTTATTCCAGAgactacttaattaaaattaaaaataaattcctaacaagaatataatttttaatttttctacagaattgtgataattttttatgaaatttggtatatacccaTTTCAGGGTGTGTCTGATCTAGAGATGTagttagattttctataaataatttgcaagtatattttttcaatttttatacctCAAAAATCATCCTGCAGGTTTGGTTTTGGGCCTAAAAACTTGACAATTTATCTGCACATAAATGTTTCCatgctttacaatttttttagttctcCAAGatctctaaaataattaaaatagattgcTGTAatctttaatgttttaatattaataattgttttaatattaataatgtaattagaggcacaattcaaattaaatattaattttattagttcctttaaaatttataagttattttagttgaatttagttttatcaTCACTTCAttgtgaatatattgaattcgatttgaatatttgtgaAGACATTTCTGTCTCTTCttacttatattaataatctaattagaggcacaattcaaataaaaccttagttttattagttcctttaaaatttataagttattttagttgaatttagttttatcaTCACTTAAttgtgaatatattgaattcgatttgaatatttgtgaAGACATTTCTATGTCTCTTTTTACTaagtgatatatatatattttgataactttttgtttattaatttttatagataacTTGGTGTGTTCAGTCTCACtcttatatgtaaataaattttgaataacattttttatgaaagtcAAAGACTTTTACTTAAATtctatttctatatattttaattttaggtttttaaataaaaaacgcattttaataattactttaataatataacacagtgaacagtaataaatttattataataggtACATacaactattataaaatataacagtaCACATTGATGTTTCTCAAAATATCTTTTGTgatgacattaaaaaataaataaaaaacatgaatttttaataaattagacaaTATGACATcgtttacattataaaataaaacaatagaaatattcacatttatcatttatattaaaatacacagATTTCTCTACAGTTACTTTTCCttatcaaatcacaatttcaACTCCCAGATAACGATGTGGGCATCGTTACTGTTCGCCTCCCGGACAGGCGTGACAGTTTTGGTCTTGTCGGCCGAACAGCACGGCGGCCGACAGTTTACGTAACCCCTACCGCCCATCAGAGTGATTACAGTCCTGCGACCGTTGTCGAACGCACTGCTCTTGCTTAATGTCTTTGTCTTGCTGGCCGTGACGGCGGTCGGTGCCGGTTGCGGTTCCTTTTCGATCACCGTCACGTTGTTCTCACTAACACCGTTCAGTTGCCTGCTCGCGTTCGAATTGTTCCTCGAGATGCTCCTGCCGTGCATTCCGTGCCTTACCGCCATGCTCTCCTCGCTACCAGAAGACGTGCAGAGACTGGACGATCGCGAGTCCACGGACCAATTGGACAAGTCCAACGATCTGGGTCTGCTGGCCTTCATTTTTAGTCTACGATCCAGGGTGCTGACTTTGCTGGGAATTGCCGCCAGTTCCGGGTCGCTGCGACGTCTCGATTCGTACATGGAATCCGTGAGGATGTTCTCATCCCTTTCGTAGTCTTTTACGTACATAAGGTCGCCGTACAGACCGTAGACGTTGCAAGTGTCACCTGAACTGTGTGAGGAGGTGCTGCTGGTGGAAAAGATTGATCCTCCAGTTCCCATGCCTCGGGGCAACGTTTTACTGAGCCTGGAGATGTCACTGTCTTTAGAGCGTCTGCGACGCAATACTATCGGGCTGCTAGTTAATTGGTACTTTAGTTTTGCTGAAATGCTTTGAACGGAAGCATCCGAAAGTTGTTTTTCCATTTTAGGCCGTTCACTCTCTGCCTTTTCCGTGAAACTGTTCTCGAGACTGTCTGGTTCGATTTTGGAATCCTCCTTACTTTCTCTAGACAAAGTTTTCGTtagattattattgtaattcttTGGTTGTAGTGCCAGTAGGAAAGTAATCGGTCCAAAATGTGCgtgataagaaatattaacccTACCACTAATAATCGGAACACCCTCTAGTCTCGGCAATGGAATAGTTAGAGTTCTACCCACATTGGTGCCAACCCACAAAAGTCCCTTACACGCCAACAATGCCGTAACACTGACATGCGTTCTGTTATTGTTGATAGTATCCCTCGAGCCAGCCGAACTGGAAACCCTCATCACAATCGACGCAATGTTAATGTCCTGCAAATGCTTAAACGTCTCAGTGTgatacaaacaaattgtacTGGAATTCTTCTGCGAGATCCATAGGCCGATACCGCTGTGAGCCATCAGATTCACATTTCCGACATGTTCGTGCTGGATCGTGAAATTTTTCTGCACTTCTCCAGTAGCACCGTTGATCACCCAAACCTTCTTGCCACAGGCCGCATACATGCACTGGTTTATCGGCAACAGACACGATATCGGATCTGTGCCCAGATTAACAATCTGCGGCTCTTGCAACATCCACGCTCCATCGACGGGATTCTTTCTATACACGTAAAGAGTTCCATTGCCCAGTGCTACGTATACGTTATCACAGTGGTATTTAATTTGCATGACTATGTCAGAAACCGTCGCCGATCCCAGCTCCTCTTGTTTCTCCGGTTCGTCCGCCGCGTACAGTACTATCTTCCGACTAACCGTGCCCATCCAGACTGCGTCAGCAGCTAAGTTGGGGCCCAAAAACGAAGAGCCTTTCACGAATTCCATCGCGGTCACTTGCGTTTCCACCAAGGAGAACGAGGTTACGTCCTTCAGAATCTCCGTGTGTTGATGATGTTGAGCTAGAACTGATATGTGACTGCTCACTCCGTTTGAAACGCACAACCACAGATAACTCTGCTGGCGGTGGCGCCGTTTCGTTGGCTTTGGCAATGTTATTGAGTAATAGCATCCACAGCGAACCTAAAAAACCATCcgattagattctttggaacAAATTTGATTCGGTTTGTTTTACCTCTGTTTGATGCTGTGACGAGTATACAGGTTGTGCTCGTACGAATAGTGGCATCTTTGTAGACGGCCTCTGTTCCTGTTCAGGTACTTCCCAGGCTGGTGAATTACTGGGATCCAAAGCCAGTTGCGCCAGTCGTAGCTCGGTTATCCACTCCTTCTTGATTGAGGGGTTATCTGTTTGAAACGTGTAAGTTTCTTCTTTGCCCTTGTTTTTGACCATCAGTTGAAGACAGCAAGAGTCCACCCAAGCCATTTCCTCGTCTTTCAGCTGGATTGAGGTTTGGATTTGTTGCAGAATCC encodes the following:
- the LOC109600839 gene encoding rho guanine nucleotide exchange factor 10 isoform X3; amino-acid sequence: MQSFFLRKPTVSVHEPRIRSGTWEEPGCGEHHRTAPTLAHGRTLQHTVSQRSSEDSWCSGSEPELSSDDESDRSAASSSRSNGQLRNTLNKARTLWRSSGSGGAGSQNRLSLDGSLPGDASPQSPANQGKLSRWFSIRRGSSHQYDVEGADGQKVAPTGANKMPLLPEVEEESAIAFPNCTPQQRRQLPPSLPPPPPDLNPNQQKRRMIVAQIVHTENSYIATLQRLVHDYKKHLEESNPPVLSTSKIAVLFHRLPEILQCHTLFRIALAECVRNWDKEEKIGDVFVASFSKAIVLDIYSGFINNFSVAMDLAKMEAKRKSALADFFKVKQISSHDRLSFFGLMVKPVQRFPQFILLLQDLLKYTPQGHYDRMSLQLALTQLESLAEMLNERKREAEQYQAFKEMLRNISGKFAARPLTDNNRFLLREDNVTQIEYNQTGMITKTKSRRLLLLNDLVVCVSVASKSSDDFGANERLSLKWTYPVSEIEILDTSTSPTLSRILTAGHSKGGSLKSNGSFEGTQPQDANNLCNEMSQLMHDYEVMSRINDLTAQLRGTYKDINTESTRRILQQIQTSIQLKDEEMAWVDSCCLQLMVKNKGKEETYTFQTDNPSIKKEWITELRLAQLALDPSNSPAWEVPEQEQRPSTKMPLFVRAQPVYSSQHQTEVRCGCYYSITLPKPTKRRHRQQSYLWLCVSNGVSSHISVLAQHHQHTEILKDVTSFSLVETQVTAMEFVKGSSFLGPNLAADAVWMGTVSRKIVLYAADEPEKQEELGSATVSDIVMQIKYHCDNVYVALGNGTLYVYRKNPVDGAWMLQEPQIVNLGTDPISCLLPINQCMYAACGKKVWVINGATGEVQKNFTIQHEHVGNVNLMAHSGIGLWISQKNSSTICLYHTETFKHLQDINIASIVMRVSSSAGSRDTINNNRTHVSVTALLACKGLLWVGTNVGRTLTIPLPRLEGVPIISGRVNISYHAHFGPITFLLALQPKNYNNNLTKTLSRESKEDSKIEPDSLENSFTEKAESERPKMEKQLSDASVQSISAKLKYQLTSSPIVLRRRRSKDSDISRLSKTLPRGMGTGGSIFSTSSTSSHSSGDTCNVYGLYGDLMYVKDYERDENILTDSMYESRRRSDPELAAIPSKVSTLDRRLKMKASRPRSLDLSNWSVDSRSSSLCTSSGSEESMAVRHGMHGRSISRNNSNASRQLNGVSENNVTVIEKEPQPAPTAVTASKTKTLSKSSAFDNGRRTVITLMGGRGYVNCRPPCCSADKTKTVTPVREANSNDAHIVIWELKL
- the LOC109600839 gene encoding rho guanine nucleotide exchange factor 10 isoform X4 → MENVNGVVLIKYEPRIRSGTWEEPGCGEHHRTAPTLAHGRTLQHTVSQRSSEDSWCSGSEPELSSDDESDRSAASSSRSNGQLRNTLNKARTLWRSSGSGGAGSQNRLSLDGSLPGDASPQSPANQGKLSRWFSIRRGSSHQYDVEGADGQKVAPTGANKMPLLPEVEEESAIAFPNCTPQQRRQLPPSLPPPPPDLNPNQQKRRMIVAQIVHTENSYIATLQRLVHDYKKHLEESNPPVLSTSKIAVLFHRLPEILQCHTLFRIALAECVRNWDKEEKIGDVFVASFSKAIVLDIYSGFINNFSVAMDLAKMEAKRKSALADFFKVKQISSHDRLSFFGLMVKPVQRFPQFILLLQDLLKYTPQGHYDRMSLQLALTQLESLAEMLNERKREAEQYQAFKEMLRNISGKFAARPLTDNNRFLLREDNVTQIEYNQTGMITKTKSRRLLLLNDLVVCVSVASKSSDDFGANERLSLKWTYPVSEIEILDTSTSPTLSRILTAGHSKGGSLKSNGSFEGTQPQDANNLCNEMSQLMHDYEVMSRINDLTAQLRGTYKDINTESTRRILQQIQTSIQLKDEEMAWVDSCCLQLMVKNKGKEETYTFQTDNPSIKKEWITELRLAQLALDPSNSPAWEVPEQEQRPSTKMPLFVRAQPVYSSQHQTEVRCGCYYSITLPKPTKRRHRQQSYLWLCVSNGVSSHISVLAQHHQHTEILKDVTSFSLVETQVTAMEFVKGSSFLGPNLAADAVWMGTVSRKIVLYAADEPEKQEELGSATVSDIVMQIKYHCDNVYVALGNGTLYVYRKNPVDGAWMLQEPQIVNLGTDPISCLLPINQCMYAACGKKVWVINGATGEVQKNFTIQHEHVGNVNLMAHSGIGLWISQKNSSTICLYHTETFKHLQDINIASIVMRVSSSAGSRDTINNNRTHVSVTALLACKGLLWVGTNVGRTLTIPLPRLEGVPIISGRVNISYHAHFGPITFLLALQPKNYNNNLTKTLSRESKEDSKIEPDSLENSFTEKAESERPKMEKQLSDASVQSISAKLKYQLTSSPIVLRRRRSKDSDISRLSKTLPRGMGTGGSIFSTSSTSSHSSGDTCNVYGLYGDLMYVKDYERDENILTDSMYESRRRSDPELAAIPSKVSTLDRRLKMKASRPRSLDLSNWSVDSRSSSLCTSSGSEESMAVRHGMHGRSISRNNSNASRQLNGVSENNVTVIEKEPQPAPTAVTASKTKTLSKSSAFDNGRRTVITLMGGRGYVNCRPPCCSADKTKTVTPVREANSNDAHIVIWELKL